One window of Pseudacidobacterium ailaaui genomic DNA carries:
- a CDS encoding CehA/McbA family metallohydrolase: MKKIRSVSALLFCLLAASIACAQSPPRPDIVLRGTITGKQNHTYEMVPFDVPSGIVALTVTFHYTGHEQRTTIDLGLFDPQRFRGWSGGNKSTFTVSESNATPSYLPGPILPGTWKLILGVPNIRPGATSQYEADIYFARQDGEESFTDQPLRNGPAWYRGDLHMHTAHSDGSCLSQSGRKVPCPVFLTAQAASERGLDFIAVTDHNTDSHEDALRELQPYFDQLLFVPGREITTFWGHANLFGPTQFFDFRVGDTTTTRTLFERAEKLHAILSINHPNAPTGEECMGCGWTPQQQFDPRLVHVMEAVNGGDEDGPHASISFWEKYLDQGLRVTAIGGSDNHNAQIPAGKTNAIGRPETVVYADNLSVPSLLDAIRKGHVFVDLSASRDRILDVSVTDNQQMAKMGDALAAPANSTIAISAHLVACQGLLLRFLLDGQPVHALQTNIQQTEQVLALTLKADGKKHWLRPDVVTPEGRLVLLGNPIYLNYTESRE, translated from the coding sequence ATGAAGAAAATACGCTCTGTTTCTGCTCTACTTTTTTGCTTGCTGGCTGCCTCCATTGCCTGCGCACAGTCTCCCCCGAGACCAGACATTGTCCTGCGCGGGACCATCACAGGCAAACAAAACCATACGTATGAAATGGTGCCCTTTGACGTTCCATCGGGAATTGTAGCCCTTACAGTTACATTTCACTACACAGGGCATGAACAGCGGACGACCATCGATCTGGGTCTGTTTGACCCCCAGCGCTTCCGGGGATGGAGCGGCGGGAACAAGAGCACCTTCACCGTGAGCGAAAGCAACGCCACGCCGTCTTATTTGCCGGGGCCCATTCTGCCCGGCACCTGGAAGCTCATCCTCGGGGTCCCCAACATCCGCCCCGGCGCCACTTCGCAGTATGAAGCGGACATCTATTTTGCCCGTCAGGATGGGGAGGAGTCGTTTACGGACCAGCCCCTGCGCAACGGGCCGGCCTGGTATCGGGGTGATCTGCACATGCACACCGCGCACAGTGATGGAAGCTGCCTGAGCCAGAGCGGGCGCAAGGTCCCCTGCCCCGTGTTTCTTACCGCGCAAGCAGCCAGCGAGCGCGGACTGGACTTTATTGCAGTCACGGACCATAACACGGATTCGCACGAGGATGCTCTGCGCGAATTGCAGCCCTACTTTGACCAACTGCTCTTTGTTCCCGGACGCGAGATTACAACCTTCTGGGGACACGCCAATCTTTTTGGACCCACCCAGTTCTTCGACTTCCGAGTAGGAGATACAACCACAACGCGGACCTTGTTTGAGCGGGCGGAAAAACTGCACGCCATTCTTTCGATCAACCACCCGAATGCTCCCACGGGAGAGGAATGCATGGGCTGCGGATGGACCCCGCAGCAGCAGTTTGACCCGCGCCTGGTCCACGTCATGGAGGCCGTCAATGGCGGCGATGAAGATGGTCCGCATGCAAGTATCAGCTTCTGGGAGAAGTACCTGGACCAGGGGCTGCGCGTGACTGCCATTGGAGGCAGCGATAATCACAATGCACAGATCCCGGCCGGAAAAACCAATGCCATCGGCCGTCCGGAAACAGTGGTGTATGCTGACAATCTGTCGGTGCCTTCGCTGCTGGACGCCATCCGCAAAGGCCATGTTTTTGTAGACCTCAGCGCATCGCGCGACCGTATCCTCGACGTTTCGGTCACGGACAATCAGCAGATGGCAAAGATGGGAGACGCGCTGGCTGCGCCTGCAAATTCCACAATTGCCATATCCGCGCATCTGGTGGCGTGTCAGGGACTCCTGTTACGCTTCCTGCTGGATGGCCAGCCGGTCCATGCGCTGCAAACAAACATCCAGCAGACGGAACAAGTGCTGGCATTGACTTTGAAAGCAGATGGGAAGAAGCACTGGCTGCGTCCGGATGTTGTTACCCCGGAAGGCAGGCTGGTCCTTCTCGGAAATCCCATCTATCTGAACTACACCGAAAGCAGAGAATGA
- a CDS encoding TonB-dependent receptor, whose product MKKFCSPPWYRYVFLAVVALLGAAFLPAQVNTASLTGLVTDPSGAAIPNVTIKATNSATGYERVVQSDNAGYYSFQNLPIGQYTLRVEAAGFSNVEENVTLNVAEKGRRDFSLQVGSAQQTVEVQAQGQGLSPDDASIGTVIGAHTIEQTPLYLRNWDDLLRTVPGVQISRYTQQSGATSAGRTGDFNVNGVHSLQNNFILDGIDNNTFSENVQELSTEAAHPSVDVIAEFNIITNPYSAEYGRAPGAVVSVNTKSGTNEIHGLAYEYVRNQYFDSTDFFTKQHGQRKPENNQNQFGGSLGGPFIKNRLFGFFNYEGTRIKQGVTRTSTVPLPNERIGDFSPATSAKIGIKYPTIYDPQTGQPFLNNQVPQTRIDPVVAKLIALFPQPNVTVNGLTPETNNYFRNALAQDNTDSYDGRVDWTPSSNDTVFARYNYSNRFRFIPGYLGGLADGSSTSAWGRQYLKNHSFVLGWTHIFSPNLVNDFRFGWVRNYAFAEQDPFALTQYAGDYVPGIPINPAVGGGVPLTTFSGSIGAFLGSPDFLPKQQVPQQYQYNDTLSLTRGTHTFKVGASLYLPMRNLFQDEPGMRGDLTFNGQFTCQRNASSQCVSNTGFPYADGLLGLVQSNQLTNVHFVDQRLWMLSGFFEDDWKVTPQLTLNLGLRYEFATPALNAKEQMANFDPVAGALVFARSGGLKSRSLVNPNYKNFGPRIGFAYSPDQKTVLRGGYGIYYTVFERYGSEDQLSLNPPYLINKTQSAASTSTTPVMIAQQGFPSNYLDPSTINLNNLTAFHIRAMNSNDPTPYVQQWSFGIQRAVGNAWTAEVDYVGTKSTHLDIIRDYNQPFIQGNTVQTTKNSSGQTVPVIPYANFGQIEYTDAIGYGNYNGLQASLKRRFQNGLSFQAAYTYSHSLDDVPEELESNSGDAPNGRNPSMWYGNSDFDFRNRVSVSYVYELPFGHGKPMLNHGALSWIFGDFHTSGVYTFYSGHPFTVNAGGTLANALDPYGYAVATPFLVGKPHIVGDPACWFYISKNSACGKLASSLTDAYAAPPSGQFGNSGRNTLVGPHINVFDAALMREIPIERVNLEARWEVFNVTNTPEFGQPGTNITSSSAGQITTLSGDPRVMQFALRLSF is encoded by the coding sequence ATGAAGAAGTTCTGTTCCCCGCCATGGTATCGTTACGTTTTTCTGGCCGTTGTGGCCCTGCTGGGCGCGGCGTTTCTCCCCGCCCAGGTGAATACCGCCAGCCTGACCGGACTGGTCACGGACCCGAGCGGTGCAGCCATTCCAAATGTAACGATAAAAGCTACAAATTCTGCTACAGGATACGAGCGCGTAGTCCAGTCGGACAATGCGGGATACTATTCCTTCCAAAACCTGCCGATTGGACAGTACACGCTGCGCGTGGAGGCCGCCGGCTTCAGCAATGTGGAAGAAAATGTAACTTTGAATGTTGCAGAAAAGGGGCGCCGCGATTTTTCCCTTCAGGTTGGCTCCGCACAGCAGACCGTCGAGGTGCAGGCTCAGGGCCAGGGGCTATCGCCGGATGATGCCTCGATCGGCACCGTGATTGGGGCGCATACAATTGAGCAGACTCCGCTTTATCTCCGCAACTGGGACGACCTGCTGCGGACCGTGCCCGGCGTGCAGATTTCTCGCTATACCCAGCAGAGCGGCGCTACTTCAGCGGGCCGCACCGGCGACTTCAACGTGAACGGCGTGCATTCGCTGCAGAACAACTTTATTCTGGACGGCATTGACAACAACACCTTCTCAGAAAACGTGCAGGAGCTAAGCACGGAGGCCGCCCATCCCTCGGTGGACGTCATCGCAGAATTCAACATCATCACCAACCCTTACTCTGCTGAATACGGACGCGCTCCCGGGGCAGTGGTCTCGGTAAATACCAAAAGCGGTACGAATGAGATCCACGGGCTGGCCTACGAGTATGTGCGCAACCAGTATTTTGACTCGACGGACTTCTTCACCAAGCAGCATGGCCAGCGTAAACCGGAAAACAATCAGAACCAGTTTGGTGGCAGCCTCGGTGGTCCATTCATCAAAAACCGGCTGTTTGGCTTTTTTAACTATGAAGGCACACGGATCAAACAGGGTGTGACGCGTACCTCCACGGTGCCGCTGCCCAACGAACGCATCGGCGACTTCAGCCCGGCGACCAGCGCAAAGATCGGCATCAAGTATCCGACCATTTATGATCCGCAGACGGGACAGCCTTTTCTCAATAACCAGGTCCCGCAGACCCGTATCGATCCAGTCGTCGCAAAACTGATTGCACTGTTTCCGCAACCCAATGTCACCGTAAATGGCCTCACCCCGGAAACGAACAACTACTTTCGCAATGCGCTGGCCCAGGACAATACGGACAGCTATGACGGCCGCGTGGACTGGACGCCCTCGTCCAACGACACTGTTTTTGCGCGCTACAACTACTCCAACCGCTTCCGCTTCATTCCCGGATATCTCGGCGGACTGGCCGATGGCAGCAGCACTTCAGCCTGGGGCAGGCAGTACCTGAAGAACCATAGTTTCGTCCTGGGATGGACGCACATCTTCAGCCCGAATCTTGTCAATGACTTCCGCTTCGGCTGGGTGCGCAACTATGCCTTTGCCGAGCAGGACCCCTTCGCGCTGACGCAGTATGCCGGTGACTACGTTCCCGGTATTCCGATCAATCCAGCAGTGGGCGGTGGCGTGCCGCTGACCACATTCAGTGGCTCCATCGGGGCGTTCCTTGGTTCTCCCGACTTTCTGCCCAAGCAGCAGGTGCCGCAGCAGTACCAGTACAATGACACGCTTTCACTCACTCGCGGTACGCACACCTTCAAGGTCGGGGCCTCGCTCTATCTGCCCATGCGGAACCTTTTTCAGGACGAGCCGGGAATGCGCGGCGATCTGACCTTCAATGGACAGTTCACTTGCCAGCGCAATGCGTCCAGCCAGTGCGTTTCCAATACAGGGTTCCCGTATGCAGATGGTCTGCTCGGACTGGTGCAGAGCAACCAGCTCACAAATGTCCACTTTGTGGACCAGAGGCTGTGGATGCTCTCGGGCTTCTTTGAGGATGACTGGAAGGTGACGCCGCAACTCACGCTGAACCTTGGCCTGCGCTACGAGTTCGCCACGCCGGCGCTGAATGCAAAAGAACAGATGGCGAACTTCGACCCCGTGGCAGGAGCACTGGTCTTTGCCCGTTCCGGAGGGTTGAAGTCGCGCTCTCTGGTCAATCCAAATTACAAGAACTTTGGTCCGCGGATTGGTTTTGCCTATTCGCCTGACCAGAAGACGGTCCTGCGCGGTGGCTATGGCATCTACTACACTGTCTTTGAACGCTATGGCAGTGAAGACCAGCTTTCGCTCAATCCTCCATACCTGATTAACAAAACACAGTCGGCGGCCTCCACTTCGACGACGCCGGTGATGATTGCGCAGCAGGGTTTCCCCTCGAATTATCTGGACCCTTCAACGATTAATCTGAACAATCTCACGGCATTTCATATCCGCGCCATGAACTCCAATGACCCAACCCCGTATGTGCAGCAGTGGAGCTTCGGCATCCAGCGCGCGGTAGGCAATGCCTGGACTGCGGAAGTGGACTATGTCGGCACCAAATCCACGCATCTGGACATTATCCGCGACTACAACCAGCCGTTCATTCAAGGCAATACTGTCCAGACCACCAAAAACAGCTCTGGGCAGACGGTCCCGGTCATTCCTTATGCCAACTTTGGCCAGATTGAATATACGGATGCGATTGGTTACGGCAATTACAATGGCCTGCAGGCAAGCCTGAAAAGACGTTTCCAGAATGGATTGAGCTTCCAGGCCGCTTACACCTATTCGCACAGTCTGGACGACGTCCCTGAGGAGCTGGAAAGCAACTCCGGAGACGCTCCAAACGGGCGGAACCCGTCCATGTGGTATGGCAACAGCGACTTCGATTTCCGCAACCGTGTCTCTGTGAGCTATGTTTACGAGCTGCCTTTTGGACATGGCAAGCCGATGTTGAACCACGGCGCGCTCTCGTGGATCTTCGGAGATTTTCATACCTCTGGGGTCTACACCTTTTATTCAGGGCATCCCTTCACGGTCAACGCGGGGGGCACGCTGGCCAATGCGCTTGATCCCTATGGCTACGCAGTGGCCACACCTTTCCTGGTGGGCAAGCCGCATATTGTGGGCGATCCGGCATGTTGGTTCTATATCTCGAAAAACAGCGCCTGCGGCAAACTCGCCTCCAGCCTCACCGATGCTTATGCCGCACCTCCTTCGGGCCAGTTCGGCAACAGCGGCCGCAATACGCTGGTCGGGCCGCACATCAACGTCTTCGATGCGGCGCTGATGCGTGAGATTCCGATCGAGCGCGTCAATCTTGAGGCGCGCTGGGAGGTCTTCAACGTAACCAACACGCCGGAGTTCGGACAGCCCGGAACGAACATCACCAGTAGTTCCGCTGGTCAGATCACTACCCTCTCCGGAGATCCGCGCGTCATGCAGTTCGCGCTGCGGCTTTCTTTCTGA